The genomic region CAGCCCAATGCCGTCGGCCATTGCCAAAGGTCCCATGAACCATCCCATACCTTTGGCGAAGATGGTGTCAATGTCGTCCCGAGATGCCTCGTCTGATTCCACCATACGTATCGCTTCTAGGAGCAGTGGGCTGATGAGGCGGTTGGCAATGAAACCGGGAATATCCTTCGCTACGACGACACCCTTTCCGAGTGAACGACTGAAGTCTGAGGCAATCTGGATGGCATCTTCACGCGTTGCAATGGTCTTCACTATCTCGGCAACAGGAAACATCAGTGGATTCATGTGAATGCCAAGAACCTTCTCGGGCCTCTCTGTCACCATGGCAAGGTCTAAGACAGAAAGTACTGAGGTATTTGTTGCGAGGACAACATCTTTGGGGCAGACTCTATCCAGGGTGGCAAAGATTTTTTTCTTGATTTCCAGATCTTCCGTTACCGCCTCAATGACAAGGTCGCAACCGGATAGCGCCGCAAGGTCTGTACTGCCCGAAATGCGGCCAAGTACCTGTAATTTCACTTCCTCGGAAATCTGCCCGGATGTAACCGCCGCAATAAGTCTTGCGTTTATCGAAGCCAATCCTTTTTGAAGCAACTCATCATTCACCTCGCAACAGGTGACAAGGTAGCCGCTTTGGGCACAGACCTGAACATAGCCGGAACCCATCTGGCCACAGCCCATCACGCCGACAGTCTTGATTGCCGCTCGGGGGGCAATAGCGTCACTATTCATTATGATCCTCCTATTCTAAATATTTTCGACATCCCGGCATCACGTCGCTTCCGCTCGCGGTATTAAGGGCAGTTCAATGTACGACGGGTATTGCAAACTATGATAG from Deltaproteobacteria bacterium harbors:
- a CDS encoding 3-hydroxyacyl-CoA dehydrogenase family protein produces the protein MNSDAIAPRAAIKTVGVMGCGQMGSGYVQVCAQSGYLVTCCEVNDELLQKGLASINARLIAAVTSGQISEEVKLQVLGRISGSTDLAALSGCDLVIEAVTEDLEIKKKIFATLDRVCPKDVVLATNTSVLSVLDLAMVTERPEKVLGIHMNPLMFPVAEIVKTIATREDAIQIASDFSRSLGKGVVVAKDIPGFIANRLISPLLLEAIRMVESDEASRDDIDTIFAKGMGWFMGPLAMADGIGLDTLLKGSEAIYDYTKDSRFAPPTLLKKMVTAGWLGMKTGKGFYEYGGLKSASEEV